The region TATTCTGCACTGTTATACCAGTATAATACTTATACAGTTATATACTCTACCCTGCTGTAGAAAGTCATGAAATAATTGCGTGGATACGTAACTAATCGTCTGTTTGGGACTTTTACCATGATCTTAACCATGAGGGTAGTTTTACCATGagcttatttttaacaactgtagttttgctgctaattcctttctcttcgctgtttaaattattctgATCGTCGCTACcgtattaaaagaaataaaaagtattttgtttaaactattgAGCGTATAGActcagttatattttattgcacgAATAACTAACATAACAGTAAAATACCTGGCTGAAACACCGATAATTTCTCATATATTTGATTCCTACACACACTAAAAGATAAACACCTAAACATAATCAATTTGTTtatatgataaaacaaaacaaactaatcTTTGCTTCAACTCAATGCTCGCGCCATTTTGTCACAAGCGATCTGATTGGTAGAGGTTGGTTATGCCTGACtggttgattgacaggtgcaCATCGGGGAGTGAACTGGATTATGATAAATGCGATTTACGGTTAAATAGTTAATTACACCAAGTATTCTTTAGTGAacaaatttgttaatatacttactttaaaatttcacACGATccttaatttaataatttcccGTTGTGTTTCtgaccagagtccgtatataaacatgtttatatatatacggactctgttTCTGACTAATTACACGACAGTCGGCACTTCTTCGTAATTTTCTGCTTTGTGAGATTGAAAACATCCGCGCTTAATACATACGGGGTTGTCATTGTAGTTACAAAGGCAACAAAGTGAGTAGTTGGTTggttttaattgtgttttgtgattaatatttgtttctgcagATGAATAGGTCAGCGCTTCTCCTCTTGCTTGTCATCGCACTCCTCGTCTTCAGTAAAACAGTGTCAGCTTTTATCCTCAAAGGACGTATTAAATCTGGCCATCGTTGTTGTCATTGCTTTGAGTTAAAATTAGACGGTAAGCAGTTAAAAGTCTAACCCTccctttatttaattaaaaaagaagttacatacatggtaacttgtatgcgggcacaaggtgtatgaaacagaacacccatgttataacgactgttgttgccccgccatgcgaggattaataagctaaagctacatacgtggtaactcgtaagcgggcacgaggtgtatgaaaccgaataCGTGTCTTTTATCGACTGTTATAACTTTTGTATACCACTATATCACGGAGAAAACTTCTTAAAAGCATCCACTTAAAAGTGTCTTTTGTTTCAGTTGAAGATCTTCATCCAAATGAAAATATAGTAAAAGACAAGtaatggaaaaaaaactaaatcaGGACTCACAATTAATTTGAATAACTTAATAAACTAACACGCATACACATGGGACGTgttcataaatatatagtttccAATTGGCCAACACTGTAAGCTTTACATTTATGTTACTGAGGAGCCATGTCCttgacaaagtggttagcgcgccgactgtaaccaataggtaatggattcaaggctcaacgctgctaccattgtggcgtatgtgtccttgggcaagacacttaacggcaattgctccaacccagtggtcactaatgggttgttcaaattatcagccatacataaaaaatccccccaaaaataatcacccacaaagtaacatacatggtaactcgtaagctggcacgaggtgttaaacccgtgttatgacgactgtcgtttttcggccacgcgaggataaggtaagttacattcattcattcatccacaCAATTACAAACAAGGAAAATTTATTGGGAAAGACTTTTCTAAATATTGCTAAGAAAGTTGGAGGGTTGGAATAAAACCTAGAATTTGACAACACAATGAAATGACCAAccggtaaaaataaaaacataattcatGTAGGGCAGTGCTTCTCAACCCCTGGGTcaccatttgatttggttgggtCGCCTACTACAGTGGTTCACAAACCTTTTGAACgttattgtaaaagttaaattattttattgtatgctTACAAAAAGTTGTGAtgttttgaaaagtttaaatgaaCCAACATATTGATATACTAAACCTGTTAGATTTGGTTTGTAATATACCAGTGGCTTATACATGACTATAGCATTGCTATtggtttaacttaattttatgGTTTCCACATACAAAGTTGAGAAGCATTGATGTATCGTAGTTGAATACATGATTTAAATGCTCAAGGTAAATTCATTGTAAGCAAAAGTAAAGGACGGAGCATTTTGTTGGGGAGAGAATACTGTTCAGGTCACCAAGAGAAGGAAAAagggaaaattaaaaaagaaatgtaataaaatattttgtggcaGAATACTTATGATACGAGGTGGGAATTCATGGTTGAACAAAACACATCCCTGGaagaaagaacatttaaatatttaaaaaataaataattctaaaatttaatatatggtagggtggggaaagatgggacaccattgtcccatttaatagtccATATCCTCAGGacttttatagaccgttgttagttgtttaaaacaagaataggatatttgaatattatgtgctaaaggtgtctcatcttccccttACTACTATGACTACAGCATCCTTGGAGGAAATAaataagaacatttaaaaagaacaaattggtttcaaatttaatatatgaCATAATGTCTAGGGTGTCTTTTGTCTGAAAATCATTGAGGAAATGTCtattttttgttgcaaaaatttaaaaatggtgGTTATTCAGCTTGTTAGAAAAAATTCAGCTTTTCAACAAACCAAGTGATTATGACGCAGTTTGAAAACTACTTGCATAAAAATGTACAAAGCCTGATTAAATTGctttcatatatttaaaaactgaataaCTAAAGGCTGGTAATGTAAGACAcatgtttattaaacataatagtaaatataaattatgtatagtaggttggggtgagatgggacaccttatatatagtagggtggggtgagatgggacaccttatatatagtaggatggggtgagatgggacaccttttcattctattctgtccttccatttggtagtaaacaaagcaaacTCAAAAAGAATGATAAAATCCTATCGGTTCCttcagaccgttgttaattgtttaaaacacaatcaggatatttggatattatgtgctaaaggtgtcccatttccccccactgtactatatattattgacATCATAAATgtctgttatatataataatgacatcataaacatacTTGTGAACATAGAACAGGAGGTACGCAGATGACTGGCGACCAAACAACACATCTTTCTCATTAATTGTTTCAACAAATTCATCGTTATAACATTTCCAATCACCAGATGGGTTGAGTACGTCGCTAACATAATGACCTGGTATGAGAGGGAAGTGTTTATATACCttgtaaaatgtaatgtatataaatagtttatataccatgtaaaatgtaatgtatataaatagtttatataccatgtaaaatgtaatgtatataaatagtttatataccatgtaaaatgtaatgtatataaatagtttatataccttgtaaaatgtaaaatctataccttgtaaaatgtaatgtatttagataatttttctgttctgtatgggtgaggtctcgCTTTGAGAACCTGACacttaggccagagttggcccattacccaacattTATAAGGGTAGTAGGTACATGCTAACGCAGCCAGCTCAAAACTAATTGCGAAATGTAACTCTTCTGCATAAAAAGTAATACACGCAGCTATATAACAACTACTACTCACCAGATTTAGATGATCCTCCTTTATGACTCACAATGCTTACCACGTGGTAGGAATGAGGGAGTTCCCCTTTACAGTTactctgttaaaaaaatgtaatttatttatcctcgcatgccggggtaacgacagttgtaaaacgcgggtgttctgttttacacacctcgtgtcagcttacaagttaccaggtatgttactttgtggctaaatattttgaacacatatatgtaattatatttctatgttatgtgttcttgggcaagacacttcatGGTgactttaacccagtggtcactaatgggttgtctaaattgtcagtcatatagaaaaacaaaaagttacatatgtggtactTCATAATATTCCATAAATAATTACgttaataaatattgaatCTATTTCTTTACCTGGCCAATCAAGTCACTTTCATTGCTACAAGTTAGATCAGCCATATCTTCCTGTGAAAACAAAGtgaattatgatgtcatagaaaGCCAAGATAAGCAGAAAAACCCCAAGGTTTAAAACAGTGGATTCTGTGAAACAGAAAATGTTTATCGTTTGAGTAAATTACTGTTtcatttgattattttttatttgattggcATTAATATTACAATCTTGAAAACACATTACACGTTAATAGTAAAATACAACGACTATAGTTTGAAAACCACCAATATACAACTACAATATACCATTATCAGAatgtagaaaaaaatttattgtgttaatttaaacaacccatgtACCTGGCTGTCATTGTCATCGAACGACTCTTGCATTGATAACTGCATGGCTAAGATCATCTGTGAATAAAATACTCAGGATTGGCATCTTGCTTACTAATGGTAGTAAATGGAATGAACAAtgacatagtagggtgggggaagatgggacacctttttattctgtttctcgccccatttggtaaacattcaaagaattataaaaccaaatcctcgggactcccatagaaaacacaaaactcCCAACATAAAGTTGATCAAAAAAGTCAATTCACTTAATCCTTTACCTGCTGGTCCTCTGTTAGTTTTGTTGAAACATCTTCATCTGTCTGTTAACAatatgcattatgacatcataagttATAAGAAACAGATAATTTTACAGATAATACAAAGCAAACAAAAAGATTATTGATATGTTGGCTTAAATATTCAACTCGTATTCAGTagtctgttctatatgggtgagcacgccatgggacctgagatttaaaccagagttgcccaataccccaacattgtatatgcacattctattctatatgggtgaggtcctacagtgaagcaggccatggaacctgagatttagaccagagttggcccattaccccaaaattgtatatgcacattccattccattctatatgggtgaggtcctacagtgaggcacgccatgggacctgggatttagaccagagttggcccattaccccaacattgtatatagacattctattttatatgggtggggtcctacagtgaggcacgccatgggacctgggatttagaccagagttggcccattaccccaacattgtatatagacattctattttatatgggtggggtcctacagtgaggcacgccatgggacctgggatttagactagagttggctcattaccccaacattgtatatgcacattctattttatatgggtgaggtcctacagtgaggcatgccatgggacctgggattagACCAGAGTtcgcccattaccccaacattgtatatgacattctattctatatgggtgaggtcctacagtgaggcatgccatgggacctgggatttagaccagagttggccattaccccaaaattgtatatgcacattctattttatatgggcgaggtcctacagtgaggcacgccatggaacctgggatttaggccagagttggcccattaccccaacattgtatatagacattctattttatatgggtggggtcctacagtgaggcacgccatgggacctgggatttagactagagttggctcattaccccaacattgtatatagacattctattttatatgggtgaggtcctacagtgaggcacgccatggaacctgggatttagaccagagttggcccattaccccaacattgtatatgcacattctattctatatgggtgaggtcctacagtgaggcacgccatgggacctgggatttagaccagagttggccattaccccaacattgtatatagacattctattttatatgggtggggtcctacagtgaggcacgccatgggacctgggatttagactagagttggctcattaccgcaacattgtatatagacattctattttatatgggtaaggtcctacagtgaggcacgccatggaacctgggatttagaccagtgttggcccattacccagtTTTAAGGATTTGTTCTAAATTGATTGTTCATgtcaatatagtagggtgggtgaagatgggacaccttttcgtttcattttcttgtcccatttattagtaaacaaaaaacatttaaagaattataaaaccatatcttcatgactttcatagaccattgttaattgtttaaaacacgatcaggaagtTTGGATAATACgtgctcaaggtgtcccatcttcccccttcctactatatatacttcaactttaaaaacttCCCTTACCCAAACAGAGAAATCtaatcaaataaacaaaaccagTCCAATCACAACTCTTCCCCGTTCACCTTATGTTCGTTAAAATATTGGTCTCGACTAAGTTGAATCGCTCTCTCCAACTCAAACTTTTCCCGTTCCTCTTCGTCCCCGATCATTTCACCACCGggggtgttgttgttgttattgcaTTCGCTATCTggtaatagaaataatataaaaaatagaaattttgaaaacatAACATGgtaatcataaaaaatattttttttccaaaaaaatctaaaaaattgataaaaattttatatatatatcatttttttaaatacttaaaataaagagccttatacattaaaattctcatttaaaattgtcaaaaaaagatgtaacttatgtaacttaataGGAAAGAAATGATCATTTAATGTTAACGAATTTACCTTcgtaattaaaagttaataactTCTCTGGCTcgttattattgttgttgttgttgttgttgttgttagtGTGTCCCATCATTTCACTGCAGATACAAcgataaattattattaattaaactattctgacgtcacaaaagtaaaaaatttagtaaatGCTAACAAACggtatatttttcatttatttttaataaaacaagaaatttaaaaattttaattcaaacaaaCCGCTTACACAGAATCATTGTTCccgtttatgatgtcattaatgtCTTTATACTTCTGCGGCACAGTTACTGTGACATCACTACAACATAGATGTCCAAACGATATGAATGAAGGTAAATGAACGCGTTCCCGTAATTTCTCACTTACATCCGAAGTATGATTGTACGAATATCTCTTCAAATACATCATCATGACTCTGTGGCCAATACATGTATTATGGTTGgacaatttatatattaagatGCATATTATTAAGATGCATATGAAAATGCTCAACCTTTAATAGTATGGTTCTACAGTGTAATATGACAGCATATATTAGTGCAACCCATATAAATGTTAGTGGGCCGCTTTTAGACCAGTGTTTCCCAACCTTTCATGGTTTATTACCATGAACTCTATGGCTATCATAGTAAGCCACCATACTGTAGTGCTAATAAGATATTTAGACCTTTACAGTCAGGACACCAGTAGTGTAGCGGTTGCAGAATGTTgtattgcgagcggtaaactaagGGGGCGAATGAACACGAGACGCTGTATTTATACGAAAGATAAACGTGAGAAAAAGGGCCTCTTGTATTTATGCATAATAGCACCCTGGATGTTGGGGCAACAGatctacatcccaggtcttaCGTGCCCCTCACGGCTCACTGAAGGcccctatatatattatatacagcaCAATAGTTTGGAAACTTCTATAATCAAATACAACCCTACCTACCTTGGTAACTTTGATATCTTCCTCCCCACATTAGCTTTATCGTGGCCGCATTTATCACATTTGTGTTCAACTTCCTCTAAACCAAACGAAAGATCGACGAGGTTTTGTAAACTCATCACCGAGTTGTTGTTTTCCCTGTGCGTGATGtttggataaaaaaataaatttggaaacattggaaattataaaaaaaaccataaattttaactttccattttttattcttaacctttgctgtaatcgaagagtcaaacagttattgttattattaaacataatttttttgtctctttaaATACGacagcgaagatcaaattaattacaatagcaaagagaaggaaatcagCAGCAAAACCTTGCTAGGTGTAAAAACTACTCgaataaaagtttgaaataaaagcgtggctgcctAACTCACAATACAGCATAAGTTTCCACGTTGCAACAGTGTGTTTACCAATAGATAACACGCCAtgtctaaaatataaatatctacCTACCTGTGTTGAAGATCAATGGGAAGATCAAGGAATTCTTCCTCTGTGTTCGAGGAAGATTTGCatctaaagtaaaaataataaacctaaTATAACGATGTTTCTTAATCTTTCATGGTTcgtgggttcaaagctcgatgctgctacctttgtggCGTATCCTTGGACAAAATACTGAACGAAAAGTGTTTCAACCCATTGGTCCATAACAGATTGTCTAAATTGCTAGCCattagggctgt is a window of Ciona intestinalis unplaced genomic scaffold, KH HT000091.2, whole genome shotgun sequence DNA encoding:
- the LOC100186187 gene encoding ubiquitin carboxyl-terminal hydrolase 37, with protein sequence MKRRRNFDNCRSPSPESRRRQPTTNTYQITPTTLSSKSLKDFRKAKSELRVSPRSPNEDGKENTSPEAQWNKTLNKHSFYGSQQSPSHEMNNNPPTITPNKYRTLTPVKPSSVRRSLSLGNPKPEVVDTKKPTSSFNDGNNNNESAKEFVKPLGDSGNLLSTNHYGGFQNLGNTCYMNSVLQSLFRIPPFQHDLLYVKGKLNSRLYQDSLLVSMVNLMKHSGNSCLEKGVLLRKFKRAISSNALQFNGYAQHDAHEFLRLCLDVVQANVTQANKEMMEVVDCPVVSNFSFKVKQQVTCVRCKSSSNTEEEFLDLPIDLQHRENNNSVMSLQNLVDLSFGLEEVEHKCDKCGHDKANVGRKISKLPRVMMMYLKRYSYNHTSDVSEKLRERVHLPSFISFGHLCCSDVTVTVPQKYKDINDIINGNNDSVEMMGHTNNNNNNNNNNNEPEKLLTFNYEDSECNNNNNTPGGEMIGDEEEREKFELERAIQLSRDQYFNEHKTDEDVSTKLTEDQQMILAMQLSMQESFDDNDSQEDMADLTCSNESDLIGQSNCKGELPHSYHVVSIVSHKGGSSKSGHYVSDVLNPSGDWKCYNDEFVETINEKDVLFGRQSSAYLLFYVHKDVFCSTMNSHLVS